From the Lathyrus oleraceus cultivar Zhongwan6 chromosome 4, CAAS_Psat_ZW6_1.0, whole genome shotgun sequence genome, one window contains:
- the LOC127073712 gene encoding acyl-CoA-binding domain-containing protein 5 isoform X2, with the protein MRWEKIEVKAIGREGEGVVELVSGPGKRWGHTCNSINGGRHIYVFGGYGKDNCQTNQVHVFDTVNQTWSQPEIKGSPPTPRDSHTCSVIGHKLFVFGGTDGINPLKDLHILDTSLQTWDSPIIRGQGPEAREGHSAAVVGKRLYIFGGCGKSADNNNEVYYNDLYILNTETLVWMRPTTSGTPPSPRDSHTCSSWKNKIIVIGGEDGHDYYLSDVHILDTDTLMWRELSTSGQLLLPRAGHSTVSFGKNLFVFGGFTDAQNLYNDLYMLDVDTGIWTNVTTTTNCPSARFSVAGDCLDPFKGGVLVFIGGCNKSLEALDDMYYLYTGIAKESEQRLEKLSMKKQLKLKCQEEQNLIPGQNQVMVGYGVGADIGQVMSVLNYSQPNRTNIPVNQLLPSHGKKSFEAKVTENISEGYTIETVIDGKPLRGVLFLNKQNPLHPSAHALSRKRTAGEVDGVTSNGTHSNILKTPKVLKQNQMENRHPESLGHSSDAVVALAASNPITANASVNHKVEPEAASLNQNAEKIETPTLGETLKNDGANHPTLGETLKNDGANHVTNSRVEAQTNVQTIAVIPNLEPSSHDKNNDAPNCNTEFLKPVTTESAVNFSNQGAVVDSTTPRTGECSEPTK; encoded by the exons ATGAGGTGGGAAAAGATTGAGGTTAAGGCGATAGGAAGAGAGGGTGAAGGTGTAGTAGAACTCGTATCTGGCCCAGGCAAAAGGTGGGGTCACACCTGTAACTCCATTAATGGTGGTAGACATATCTATGTCTTTGGTGGTTATGGTAAAGATAACTGCCAAACTAATCAAGTTCATGTCTTTGACACTG TGAACCAGACATGGAGCCAACCTGAAATAAAAGGCTCCCCACCTACTCCTAGGGACAGTCACACTTGCAGTGTTATTGGTCATAAACTGTTTGTGTTTGGGGGTACTGATGGAATCAATCCACTCAAGGATTTGCATATTTTAGACACTT CTTTGCAAACATGGGATTCTCCGATTATAAGAGGGCAAGGGCCAGAGGCACGGGAGGGTCATAGCGCAGCTGTTGTTGGGAAACGGCTTTACATTTTTGGTGGTTGTGGAAAATCGGCTGATAATAACAATGAGGTCTACTACAATGATCTTTACATACTGAATACAG AGACGCTTGTTTGGATGCGCCCTACAACATCAGGCACACCACCATCTCCTCGTGATAGCCACACTTGCTCATCGTGGAAGAACAAAATTATTGTGATAGGGGGTGAAGATGGACATGATTATTATTTGTCTGATGTCCATATCCTTGACACTG ATACTCTAATGTGGAGGGAGCTGAGTACATCAGGCCAATTGTTACTACCTCGGGCTGGTCATTCCACAGTTTCTTTTGGCAAGAACTTGTTCGTTTTCGGTGGATTTACAGACGCCCAAAATCTATACAATGACCTTTATATGCTTGATGTTG ATACTGGTATTTGGACAAACGTTACAACTACAACCAATTGTCCTTCTGCTAGATTTTCTGTAGCTGGTGACTGTTTAGACCCATTTAAGGGCGGTGTTCTTGTGTTCATCGGCGGTTGTAATAAAAGTCTTGAAGCCTTGGATGATATGTATTACCTATATACAG GTATTGCTAAGGAAAGTGAACAGAGACTAGAGAAGTTATCTATGAAGAAGCAATTGAAGCTGAAATGCCAAGAAGAACAAAATCTCATTCCTGGCCAAAATCAAGTTATGGTTGGATATGGAGTGGGTGCTGATATTGGCCAGGTCATGAGTGTGTTGAATTATAGCCAGCCAA ATAGAACAAATATCCCAGTAAATCAATTGCTGCCTTCTCATGGAAAGAAATCATTTGAAGCCAAGGTTACTGAAAACATCTCAGAGGGATATACTATTGAAACTGTTATTGACGGAAAGCCTCTTCGTGGAGTTCTGTTTTTAAACAAACAAAACCCTCTTCACCCATCTGCTCATGCTCTTAGTAG GAAAAGGACTGCTGGTGAAGTTGATGGTGTCACCTCAAATGGTACACATTCAAATATATTGAAGACCCCTAAAGTGCTTAAGCAAAATCAAATGGAAAATCGACATCCAGAATCCCTCGGTCACAGTTCTGATGCTGTCGTTGCACTTGCAGCAAGCAATCCAATAACTGCCAATGCATCTGTTAACCATAAG GTTGAACCAGAAGCTGCTTCTTTGAATCAAAATGCTGAAAAAATTGAAACACCAACCTTGGGGGAAACCTTGAAAAATGATGGAGCAAATCATCCAACCTTGGGGGAAACCTTGAAAAATGATGGAGCAAATCATGTGACAAATTCCAGAGTTGAAGCCCAAACAAATGTTCAAACAATTGCGGTGATTCCTAACTTAGAACCTTCAAGTCATGATAAAAATAATGATGCACCAAACTGCAACACAGAATTTCTGAAACCTGTCACAACTGAGAGTGCTGTGAATTTTTCAAATCAAG GTGCAGTGGTGGATTCTACAACTCCAAGAACAGGAGAGTGCAGCGAACCAACAAAATGA
- the LOC127073712 gene encoding acyl-CoA-binding domain-containing protein 5 isoform X1: MRWEKIEVKAIGREGEGVVELVSGPGKRWGHTCNSINGGRHIYVFGGYGKDNCQTNQVHVFDTVNQTWSQPEIKGSPPTPRDSHTCSVIGHKLFVFGGTDGINPLKDLHILDTSLQTWDSPIIRGQGPEAREGHSAAVVGKRLYIFGGCGKSADNNNEVYYNDLYILNTETLVWMRPTTSGTPPSPRDSHTCSSWKNKIIVIGGEDGHDYYLSDVHILDTDTLMWRELSTSGQLLLPRAGHSTVSFGKNLFVFGGFTDAQNLYNDLYMLDVDTGIWTNVTTTTNCPSARFSVAGDCLDPFKGGVLVFIGGCNKSLEALDDMYYLYTGIAKESEQRLEKLSMKKQLKLKCQEEQNLIPGQNQVMVGYGVGADIGQVMSVLNYSQPNRTNIPVNQLLPSHGKKSFEAKVTENISEGYTIETVIDGKPLRGVLFLNKQNPLHPSAHALSSRKRTAGEVDGVTSNGTHSNILKTPKVLKQNQMENRHPESLGHSSDAVVALAASNPITANASVNHKVEPEAASLNQNAEKIETPTLGETLKNDGANHPTLGETLKNDGANHVTNSRVEAQTNVQTIAVIPNLEPSSHDKNNDAPNCNTEFLKPVTTESAVNFSNQGAVVDSTTPRTGECSEPTK; this comes from the exons ATGAGGTGGGAAAAGATTGAGGTTAAGGCGATAGGAAGAGAGGGTGAAGGTGTAGTAGAACTCGTATCTGGCCCAGGCAAAAGGTGGGGTCACACCTGTAACTCCATTAATGGTGGTAGACATATCTATGTCTTTGGTGGTTATGGTAAAGATAACTGCCAAACTAATCAAGTTCATGTCTTTGACACTG TGAACCAGACATGGAGCCAACCTGAAATAAAAGGCTCCCCACCTACTCCTAGGGACAGTCACACTTGCAGTGTTATTGGTCATAAACTGTTTGTGTTTGGGGGTACTGATGGAATCAATCCACTCAAGGATTTGCATATTTTAGACACTT CTTTGCAAACATGGGATTCTCCGATTATAAGAGGGCAAGGGCCAGAGGCACGGGAGGGTCATAGCGCAGCTGTTGTTGGGAAACGGCTTTACATTTTTGGTGGTTGTGGAAAATCGGCTGATAATAACAATGAGGTCTACTACAATGATCTTTACATACTGAATACAG AGACGCTTGTTTGGATGCGCCCTACAACATCAGGCACACCACCATCTCCTCGTGATAGCCACACTTGCTCATCGTGGAAGAACAAAATTATTGTGATAGGGGGTGAAGATGGACATGATTATTATTTGTCTGATGTCCATATCCTTGACACTG ATACTCTAATGTGGAGGGAGCTGAGTACATCAGGCCAATTGTTACTACCTCGGGCTGGTCATTCCACAGTTTCTTTTGGCAAGAACTTGTTCGTTTTCGGTGGATTTACAGACGCCCAAAATCTATACAATGACCTTTATATGCTTGATGTTG ATACTGGTATTTGGACAAACGTTACAACTACAACCAATTGTCCTTCTGCTAGATTTTCTGTAGCTGGTGACTGTTTAGACCCATTTAAGGGCGGTGTTCTTGTGTTCATCGGCGGTTGTAATAAAAGTCTTGAAGCCTTGGATGATATGTATTACCTATATACAG GTATTGCTAAGGAAAGTGAACAGAGACTAGAGAAGTTATCTATGAAGAAGCAATTGAAGCTGAAATGCCAAGAAGAACAAAATCTCATTCCTGGCCAAAATCAAGTTATGGTTGGATATGGAGTGGGTGCTGATATTGGCCAGGTCATGAGTGTGTTGAATTATAGCCAGCCAA ATAGAACAAATATCCCAGTAAATCAATTGCTGCCTTCTCATGGAAAGAAATCATTTGAAGCCAAGGTTACTGAAAACATCTCAGAGGGATATACTATTGAAACTGTTATTGACGGAAAGCCTCTTCGTGGAGTTCTGTTTTTAAACAAACAAAACCCTCTTCACCCATCTGCTCATGCTCTTAGTAG CAGGAAAAGGACTGCTGGTGAAGTTGATGGTGTCACCTCAAATGGTACACATTCAAATATATTGAAGACCCCTAAAGTGCTTAAGCAAAATCAAATGGAAAATCGACATCCAGAATCCCTCGGTCACAGTTCTGATGCTGTCGTTGCACTTGCAGCAAGCAATCCAATAACTGCCAATGCATCTGTTAACCATAAG GTTGAACCAGAAGCTGCTTCTTTGAATCAAAATGCTGAAAAAATTGAAACACCAACCTTGGGGGAAACCTTGAAAAATGATGGAGCAAATCATCCAACCTTGGGGGAAACCTTGAAAAATGATGGAGCAAATCATGTGACAAATTCCAGAGTTGAAGCCCAAACAAATGTTCAAACAATTGCGGTGATTCCTAACTTAGAACCTTCAAGTCATGATAAAAATAATGATGCACCAAACTGCAACACAGAATTTCTGAAACCTGTCACAACTGAGAGTGCTGTGAATTTTTCAAATCAAG GTGCAGTGGTGGATTCTACAACTCCAAGAACAGGAGAGTGCAGCGAACCAACAAAATGA